The region ACAATTTAGACAATGGCCACCCTTCGGGGTGGCCATTGTGCTTTAACAACCGACTAATCGCGGCCAGGCTGCGACAATGGACTGTCGGCTCGAGCCTCGGCTCGCCGATAGTCGACAACAAGTACACAGGAGACGACCAGTGAGTGATTCCGGAGACCGCGGCAGAAGCCAAGGCCCGTCAGGAGGGGAGCCACGGCGCCCAGGCGGCGGCAACACCGGTGGTCGGTACGACCGCAACTCGGGTCCGGCCAAGGGTCGACCCGAGGGCGACCGCCCCCAGCGCAGCCACGCCGAGCGCGGCGGCGCCGGCCGCAAGCCCGAGGGCGAGAAGCGCCTCTGGACCAGCGGTGGCAAGCCCGCCCGCGGTGACCGCGACGCCCGTGCCTTCGAGCCCGAGGAAGACCGCGACCCCTTCAACATCCGCTCGGTGCGTCCCCGCCACGACGACCCGGAGATTCCCGAGGACACCAACCCGAAGGACCTCGACCGCGTCGCCGGCAACGAACTGAAGACCCTCGCGAAAGACAACGCGGAGGGCGTCGCCCAGCACCTCGTGATGGCCGCACGCCTGATCGAGAGCGACCCCGAGCTCGCCCACCGTCATGCCCTGTCGGCGGCGCGACGTGCCGGCCGCATCGGCGTCGTGCGCGAGACCCTCGCGATCACCGCTTACGCCATCGGCGACTTCGCCCTGGCGCTGCGCGAACTGCGTACCTACCGACGCATCACCGGTCGCGACGACCAGCTGGCCATGATGGTCGACAGCGAACGTGGCATCGGTCGACCCGACCGCGCGCTCGAACTCGGCCGTTCCGTGCCGCGCTCGTCGCTCCCGGTTCCCGTGCAGGTGGAGGTCGCGATCGCCATGTCGGGCGCCCGCCTCGACCTCGGCCAGCCCGACCTCGCCCTTATCGAGCTGCAGATCCCGCAGTTGAACGCTAAGACCGCGTTCTCGTACAGCCCGAACCTGTTCGCCGCCTACGCCGCCGTGCTCGAAGAGCTCGGCCGCGACGAGGAGGCCGAGCTCTGGTACGGCCACGCCGACGCCGCGGCCGACGCCCTCGAGTTCGCCGAGAGCGGCGGAGAAGACGCCACGATGGAAATCATCGAAGAAGAGTTGGAGTACACCGAGAGTGATGTGGAAGCGCCGAACGAGGACGACTCCCAGCGCAATGAGTAGCGCCACACCGCTCGACGGCGTCGACCTGGTGCTCGCCGACCTCGATGGCGTGGTCTACAAGGGCCCCGACGCGATTCCGTTCGCGGTCGACGCCCTCAACGCGGCAGCGAAAGACCACCGTGTCGGGTACCTGACCAACAACGCGTCGCGCACCGCGGCATCCGTCGCTGAGCACCTGACGTCGCTCGGACTGACGGTGACGCCGGAAGAGGTCGTCACCTCGCCGCAGGCCGCCATGCGCGTGATGAAGACGCTGGTGCCCGCGGGCTCGACGATCATGGTCGTCGGGGGAGCGGGCCTCGTCGACGAGGTCGAAAAGGCCGGTTTCACCGTGACGCGGTCCGCGCTGGACCAGCCGGCCGCTGTCGTGCAGGGCTTCTCGCCCGACGTCGCCTGGGCACACCTCGCCGAAGCGGCGTACGCGCTGCACGCCCCCAAGGGCGAGACCGGCATCCCCTGGGTCGCGACGAACACCGACTGGACCATTCCGCAGGCCCGCGGCACCGCGCCCGGCAACGGCACGCTCGTCTCCGCCGTGCACACCGCGGTGGGGCGCCTCGCCGTCGTCGCCGGCAAGCCGGAGGTGCCGATGTTCGAGGTCGCCACCGACCGGTTCAACGCCTCGAGCACACTCGTGATCGGCGACCGCCTCGACACCGACATCCTCGGCGCGAACCGCGCCGGTCTGTCCTCGGTGCTCGTGCTGACCGGGATCGACCAGGCCAAGCAGGTGCTCGCCGCCGCGGTCGACCAACGGCCGACCTACATCCTCGACGATCTGAGGCAGCTGTCGGAGCCGTATCCGCAGGCGGTGGAAACGACGGATGGCACGGCCACCCTCACCACGGTCGGCGACGCCGTCGTGCGTCGCGACGGCGAGAACCTCACGGTGCAGACCGCGGGTACCCCCATCAACCTGCTGCGCGCCGGCTGCGCCGCGATCTGGAATTCCGGCGTGGCAATCTACGGGCTGCGCGTCGCCCCGGAGCTATATTCGTGAGCATGAACGGTGGTGACGGCACGGCGGCGACGACGCACGAGTCCGACGCCCTGCTGTCGCGCCTGCGCGTGATCGAGGACCAACCGCTCGACGCCCGGGCCGAGGCCTACGCGCACGTGCACGAGCAGCTGCAGGCCGAGCTCGAGGGCGGCGACACCCATCGCTGACTCCCGGCTCGACGCCGCGCTCTCCGACCGGGGTCTCGCCAGGTCGCGCACCCACGCCGCCCGGCTCATCGCCGACGGGCTGGTGACGGTCGACGGCGCCCCGGTCGTCAAGGCGTCCGCGAAGGTGCGCGAGAACCAGACCATCGTCGTCGCCGAAACCGACCACTACGTGAGCCGCGCGGCGCACAAACTGGCGGCGGCGCTCGACGCCTTCCCCGTGGTCGTGGAGGGGCAACTCGCCCTCGACGTGGGCGCCTCCACGGGCGGGTTCAGCCAGGTCCTGCTCGAGCGCGGCGCGACCCGGGTGATCGCGCTGGACGTCGGTCACGGCCAGCTCGCGCCCACCGTGCGGGACGACGAACGCGTGACTGTCGTCGAAGGCTTCAACGCGC is a window of Conyzicola nivalis DNA encoding:
- a CDS encoding HAD-IIA family hydrolase translates to MSSATPLDGVDLVLADLDGVVYKGPDAIPFAVDALNAAAKDHRVGYLTNNASRTAASVAEHLTSLGLTVTPEEVVTSPQAAMRVMKTLVPAGSTIMVVGGAGLVDEVEKAGFTVTRSALDQPAAVVQGFSPDVAWAHLAEAAYALHAPKGETGIPWVATNTDWTIPQARGTAPGNGTLVSAVHTAVGRLAVVAGKPEVPMFEVATDRFNASSTLVIGDRLDTDILGANRAGLSSVLVLTGIDQAKQVLAAAVDQRPTYILDDLRQLSEPYPQAVETTDGTATLTTVGDAVVRRDGENLTVQTAGTPINLLRAGCAAIWNSGVAIYGLRVAPELYS
- a CDS encoding TlyA family RNA methyltransferase is translated as MADSRLDAALSDRGLARSRTHAARLIADGLVTVDGAPVVKASAKVRENQTIVVAETDHYVSRAAHKLAAALDAFPVVVEGQLALDVGASTGGFSQVLLERGATRVIALDVGHGQLAPTVRDDERVTVVEGFNARFMTAESLAGASAISQVPTVVVADLSFISLPTVLPAVVASVGLGAQYVLLVKPQFEVGRTGIREGIVKSAGLRNDAVTGVLWAGWDLGLSTAGVIASPIAGGSGNHEYLVWLSATTGSNPTEWLEHVSAIT